In one Spirosoma rigui genomic region, the following are encoded:
- a CDS encoding M28 family peptidase has translation MTYQQLMLAAGLLALPFASRAQDKFASTITAADLEKHLRVLAADDMEGRETGTRGQRKAAEYIASQFAAEGLKPLVKAADGKLGYQQPYTLYKKTWGEVYVKAGDKRFEVQKDFLPNGLLYLPTETSYETVFVGYGIGDAAYDDYAGRDVKGKAVVILDDEPKTTDGKNRIGGTTESSKWGGPNGWRAKSVLAKEKGAAQVFIIAAESADAFKQLLTQRSAMMARFNRMSLKPGTENVSSVGVFLVSTNMASALLNTTETALNQVIAQTAKAEKPATAALTGNVAVKADRIDEKTESSNVLGFIEGTDKKDEVLIVSSHYDHIGISADGQINNGANDDGSGTVSVLEIAQAFAKAKAAGKGPRRSILFLTVSGEEKGLLGSEYYADMSPVLPLDKTVADLNIDMVGRIDDLHEGKSTNYIYVIGSDKLSSDLHKISEETNKKHINMELDYKYNDPKDAQRIYYRSDHYNFAKHQIPIIFYFNGLHADYHKPTDDVEKIDFKLAEKSARLVFYTAWEIANRDQRLVVDSNKQ, from the coding sequence ATGACCTATCAACAACTAATGCTGGCTGCCGGGCTGCTTGCCCTGCCCTTTGCCAGCCGCGCACAGGATAAATTTGCCAGTACAATCACAGCCGCTGACCTGGAAAAGCACCTGCGGGTGCTGGCCGCTGACGATATGGAGGGCCGCGAAACAGGTACGCGTGGCCAGCGTAAAGCCGCCGAGTACATTGCCAGCCAGTTTGCGGCCGAGGGCCTGAAACCACTCGTTAAAGCCGCCGACGGTAAGCTGGGCTACCAGCAACCGTACACGCTCTACAAAAAAACCTGGGGAGAAGTCTACGTCAAAGCAGGCGACAAACGCTTTGAGGTTCAGAAAGATTTTCTGCCCAACGGCCTGCTCTACCTGCCCACCGAAACCAGTTACGAAACTGTATTTGTCGGGTACGGCATCGGCGACGCAGCCTATGACGACTACGCCGGTCGCGATGTCAAAGGTAAAGCAGTAGTCATTCTGGATGATGAGCCAAAGACCACCGACGGCAAAAACCGGATTGGTGGCACGACCGAATCTTCGAAATGGGGCGGACCAAACGGGTGGCGGGCCAAGAGCGTGCTGGCTAAAGAGAAAGGGGCGGCTCAGGTTTTTATTATTGCGGCAGAATCGGCCGATGCGTTTAAGCAGCTGCTTACGCAACGTAGCGCGATGATGGCCCGATTCAACCGAATGAGCCTCAAGCCGGGTACGGAAAACGTTAGCTCAGTGGGTGTTTTTCTGGTCTCGACCAACATGGCTTCTGCCTTGCTGAACACGACCGAAACAGCCTTGAACCAGGTAATCGCGCAGACGGCAAAAGCAGAGAAGCCAGCAACGGCAGCGCTTACGGGCAATGTAGCCGTCAAGGCCGACCGGATTGACGAAAAAACAGAATCATCGAACGTACTGGGCTTTATCGAAGGGACCGATAAAAAGGATGAAGTCCTGATCGTCTCATCGCACTACGACCACATTGGCATCAGCGCCGATGGACAGATTAACAACGGTGCTAATGACGACGGATCGGGTACGGTGTCGGTACTGGAAATTGCACAGGCTTTTGCGAAAGCGAAAGCGGCCGGCAAAGGTCCCCGCCGATCCATTTTGTTCTTGACCGTATCCGGCGAAGAAAAGGGCCTGCTCGGCTCCGAATACTACGCTGACATGAGCCCGGTGCTACCCCTCGACAAGACGGTTGCTGATCTGAATATCGACATGGTTGGCCGGATCGATGATCTGCATGAGGGCAAATCGACTAATTACATCTACGTCATTGGCTCCGACAAACTTTCGTCGGACCTGCACAAGATTAGCGAAGAGACTAATAAGAAACACATCAACATGGAGCTGGATTACAAGTACAACGATCCCAAAGATGCTCAGCGCATTTATTACCGCTCCGACCATTACAACTTCGCCAAGCACCAGATTCCAATTATCTTCTATTTCAACGGACTCCACGCCGATTACCACAAGCCAACGGACGATGTCGAAAAAATAGATTTTAAGCTGGCCGAGAAATCAGCCCGGCTTGTCTTCTATACCGCCTGGGAAATTGCCAACCGCGACCAGCGCCTGGTTGTCGACAGCAACAAGCAGTAG
- a CDS encoding lysylphosphatidylglycerol synthase transmembrane domain-containing protein translates to MNKPLFRQLASIALAIGLLYYVLKDVPLTELARQFRRANYYWLALVGILISLYHLTRALRWQLTLQALGYRPSLFRTVIALLAGTLASMIVPGAGELTRCGTLQRTDGVPIAQGIGSVVAERVIDLVMLALLIGLTLLLAFDRVGQYIVNLLAPLQDRFALFSRSGVLAGVLVMGLAILAGILYGLARQEVIRQHTLTRRLLGIGRDVGQGFMGIRQLQQPGLFVTLTVLSNVWVFLITYVLFFASPQTTTLPPTAALTVLTVSSLGGLAVPTQGGLGTYHFLVSRVLMLYGLNETGAVITATFLHAVQMGFSLLLSSLSFFILPLLLRQRHSPTPDQSVYRR, encoded by the coding sequence ATGAACAAGCCTCTTTTCCGCCAGCTGGCGTCTATTGCGCTGGCTATCGGTCTTTTATACTACGTCCTGAAAGACGTACCACTGACTGAATTGGCGAGGCAGTTCCGACGGGCTAACTATTACTGGCTGGCGCTGGTAGGGATACTGATTAGCCTGTATCACCTCACGCGGGCCCTGCGGTGGCAGCTGACGTTACAGGCGCTGGGGTACCGCCCTTCACTTTTTCGTACCGTTATCGCCCTGCTGGCGGGTACACTGGCGAGCATGATTGTGCCCGGGGCTGGTGAGCTTACCCGTTGCGGCACGCTCCAGCGTACTGATGGTGTTCCTATTGCCCAGGGAATTGGCTCGGTCGTTGCCGAGCGCGTTATCGACCTCGTTATGCTGGCGTTGCTTATTGGCCTGACGCTGCTACTGGCATTCGACCGGGTAGGTCAGTATATTGTCAACCTGCTGGCTCCGCTGCAAGATCGGTTTGCGCTGTTCAGCCGGTCGGGCGTACTGGCGGGGGTGCTGGTCATGGGACTGGCAATCCTGGCTGGTATCCTCTACGGACTGGCCCGGCAGGAAGTAATTCGTCAGCATACACTTACTCGTCGCCTGTTGGGCATCGGGCGCGACGTTGGGCAGGGGTTCATGGGCATCCGCCAGTTGCAACAACCCGGCTTGTTTGTTACGCTCACGGTGCTGTCGAACGTGTGGGTTTTCCTGATCACCTACGTACTCTTCTTTGCGTCGCCCCAAACAACGACCTTACCACCCACGGCTGCCCTGACCGTCTTGACCGTCAGTTCACTGGGTGGGCTGGCCGTTCCCACGCAGGGCGGTCTGGGCACGTACCACTTCCTGGTGAGCCGAGTGCTGATGCTCTATGGCCTGAACGAGACCGGCGCCGTCATTACCGCTACGTTTCTGCATGCCGTTCAAATGGGATTTTCGCTCCTGCTGAGCAGCCTGAGCTTCTTTATTTTGCCCTTGTTGCTGCGTCAGAGGCATTCACCAACGCCCGATCAATCGGTTTACCGGCGCTGA